The Caldanaerobius fijiensis DSM 17918 genome has a window encoding:
- a CDS encoding YwgA family protein has protein sequence MSGILNDYSNIIELLSIAGEIDGRKKLQKIVYILKSLGANFMEDFYFHYYGPYSDTLTVELEELKLMNIIEEKKDDGGLFPKYTYRLKIKNDVIKDNLKDYSNLINILNEQNARFLELVATIIYFKQEGYSRNEINNKVKIVKSERKYTDEEIDSAFDFLEKIRDDYGFDII, from the coding sequence GTGAGCGGTATATTAAATGATTATTCCAATATTATTGAACTATTGAGTATTGCGGGAGAGATAGATGGACGCAAAAAATTGCAGAAAATAGTATACATACTAAAAAGTTTAGGAGCAAATTTTATGGAGGACTTTTACTTTCATTATTATGGTCCGTATTCAGATACTTTAACAGTTGAACTTGAAGAGCTCAAACTAATGAATATAATTGAAGAAAAAAAAGATGATGGTGGGTTATTTCCTAAGTATACTTATAGATTAAAAATTAAAAATGATGTTATAAAGGATAATCTAAAAGATTATAGTAATTTAATTAATATTCTTAATGAGCAAAATGCCAGATTTTTAGAACTTGTTGCCACAATTATATACTTCAAACAAGAAGGGTATTCTCGGAATGAAATTAATAACAAGGTAAAAATAGTAAAGTCAGAGAGAAAATATACTGATGAGGAAATAGATTCTGCATTTGACTTTTTAGAAAAAATACGTGATGATTATGGGTTTGATATTATATGA
- a CDS encoding dTDP-glucose 4,6-dehydratase, which produces MKVLVTGGAGFIGSNFIKYMLKKHSDYKIINLDKLTYAGNLENLRDIEHNPNYTFIKGDIADRDLVDEIFSKGIDYVVNFAAESHVDRSIEDPSVFLKTNVLGTQVLLDAARKYGVKKCLQISTDEVYGSLRDAGYFTEETPLAPNSPYSASKASADLLVRAYHRTYGLPVNITRCSNNYGPYQFPEKLIVLMIINALHDRELPVYGEGLKKLGKPESLIKYVKDRPGHDIRYAMDSSKIQKELGWRPIYSFENGMRKTIQWYLENKEWWEKLL; this is translated from the coding sequence ATGAAGGTATTAGTGACAGGTGGAGCAGGTTTTATAGGTAGCAACTTTATTAAATACATGCTTAAAAAACATAGCGATTATAAGATAATTAACCTTGATAAGCTCACGTATGCAGGCAATCTTGAGAATTTAAGAGATATTGAGCATAATCCCAATTATACATTTATAAAAGGCGATATAGCAGATAGAGATTTAGTTGATGAGATATTCTCAAAGGGTATCGATTATGTCGTTAACTTTGCTGCAGAATCCCATGTTGACCGCAGTATAGAAGACCCATCTGTATTTTTAAAAACAAATGTTTTAGGTACACAGGTGTTACTGGATGCTGCAAGAAAATACGGTGTGAAGAAATGTCTTCAGATATCTACCGATGAAGTATATGGGTCGCTTAGAGATGCCGGATATTTTACAGAAGAAACGCCGCTGGCTCCCAACAGCCCGTATTCAGCCAGCAAGGCATCAGCAGATCTTTTAGTAAGGGCATACCATCGTACATATGGATTGCCTGTGAATATAACACGCTGTTCAAATAACTACGGCCCTTATCAGTTTCCAGAGAAACTTATTGTGCTTATGATAATAAATGCGCTGCACGATAGGGAATTACCGGTATACGGAGAAGGATTAAAAAAACTAGGCAAACCTGAATCATTGATAAAGTACGTAAAAGACAGGCCTGGACATGACATAAGGTATGCCATGGATTCATCAAAGATTCAGAAAGAGCTGGGTTGGAGGCCTATTTACAGTTTTGAAAATGGCATGAGAAAGACCATACAATGGTATTTAGAGAATAAAGAATGGTGGGAAAAGTTGTTATAG
- the cmr1 gene encoding type III-B CRISPR module RAMP protein Cmr1 translates to MDVVTIKIKTLTPLWTGDENGKNTVLRETGLIGSLRWWYEMVVKGLGRKACDPTDSESEVKCKDKKHCDVCELFGCTGWARKFRLEVEFSGGQLLPLEPNVKIGTRRGETHLSRRVSGFISDKPIVFKFIPLREITDNEWALLNKTLKVISEYGALGAHTSQGNGVIQIVENGLLQGDSVEIIREKNKTGAANLLEDFFVYKINVTFNKEISELIKNKAFWRQNKSYGDLEDKRDDGWNQLWNDYHFIPIAYHIRDALRRTEGDEGKRHEIFGELGRGSKVFVSHGYRIDDKTVQVRVFGWLTGNREKIKNKLVNGLGEYLFSDNSHSSQDNNLNVKIIEEKSGIEILN, encoded by the coding sequence ATGGACGTTGTTACAATTAAGATTAAAACCCTGACACCCTTATGGACTGGCGACGAAAATGGGAAAAATACGGTTTTAAGAGAAACAGGACTTATTGGAAGTCTAAGATGGTGGTACGAAATGGTTGTGAAAGGTCTGGGCAGAAAAGCTTGCGATCCAACTGATTCAGAATCTGAGGTAAAATGTAAAGACAAAAAACATTGTGACGTGTGTGAACTGTTTGGATGTACTGGATGGGCGAGAAAGTTCAGGTTAGAAGTGGAGTTTAGTGGAGGTCAGCTGTTGCCTTTAGAACCGAATGTGAAAATCGGCACACGGAGAGGAGAAACACATCTTAGCAGAAGGGTTTCGGGTTTTATATCTGATAAACCAATTGTTTTTAAATTTATTCCTCTGAGAGAAATAACCGATAATGAGTGGGCTTTGCTAAATAAGACTTTGAAAGTTATATCAGAATACGGGGCATTAGGCGCACATACTTCCCAAGGCAATGGAGTTATACAGATTGTCGAAAATGGATTATTACAAGGAGATTCTGTTGAAATTATACGAGAAAAGAATAAAACTGGAGCGGCGAATTTATTAGAAGACTTTTTTGTTTATAAAATTAATGTAACTTTTAATAAAGAGATATCAGAGTTGATAAAAAATAAAGCTTTTTGGAGACAAAATAAGAGCTATGGAGATTTGGAAGATAAAAGGGATGACGGATGGAACCAACTGTGGAATGATTACCACTTTATACCTATAGCATATCATATTAGAGATGCTTTAAGAAGGACTGAAGGTGATGAAGGTAAGAGACACGAGATATTTGGGGAATTAGGTCGGGGTTCGAAAGTTTTTGTGTCCCATGGATACAGGATTGATGATAAAACGGTTCAGGTAAGGGTATTCGGATGGCTAACAGGAAATAGAGAAAAAATAAAAAATAAATTGGTAAATGGATTAGGTGAATATTTATTTTCTGATAACAGCCATAGTAGTCAAGATAACAATTTAAATGTAAAGATAATAGAAGAAAAAAGTGGTATCGAGATCCTAAATTAA
- a CDS encoding RAMP superfamily CRISPR-associated protein, which produces MIYDYYLDRWDKEKKESCKVLLGKLKKEVRNKIKKSKGEIKDFYPSVDDFCCFPQYSVLIKILFTLKKPYTSKDEEEFYLPEWVEKKSNDKGTKVLENPIVRDRFTGLPIVRPSTWKGHLRFAAEKVKWSDDAEKESIIERLFGSEPRKKQEMLKGRLYFFTTFFEDEAEKDIITPLKRDTRTPTNKGPIPLEVMKPEKDGYFYLLYFPYPKKGKSEIREEVKKDLTFLGEALKLMFYTYGFSAKKTSGFGVIEEEIKEGEILLKLDGECTIKKIKNLNELNSEIISLFGETGGPNNERCP; this is translated from the coding sequence TTGATCTATGATTATTATCTTGATCGATGGGATAAAGAAAAAAAAGAATCATGTAAGGTTCTGCTTGGTAAGTTGAAAAAAGAAGTGAGAAATAAAATCAAGAAAAGTAAAGGCGAGATAAAAGATTTTTATCCTTCTGTTGATGATTTTTGCTGCTTTCCCCAGTACTCTGTGCTTATAAAAATTCTCTTTACATTGAAAAAACCGTACACGAGTAAAGATGAAGAGGAGTTTTATTTGCCAGAATGGGTGGAGAAAAAGAGTAATGATAAAGGAACAAAAGTGTTGGAAAACCCAATTGTCAGAGACAGGTTTACAGGGCTTCCTATTGTTAGGCCTTCGACATGGAAGGGACATTTAAGATTTGCTGCAGAAAAAGTGAAATGGAGTGATGACGCTGAAAAGGAAAGTATTATTGAACGCCTTTTTGGATCTGAGCCAAGAAAAAAGCAAGAAATGCTAAAAGGCAGGCTTTATTTTTTTACAACATTTTTTGAAGATGAAGCAGAAAAAGATATTATTACGCCGTTAAAAAGAGATACGAGGACACCTACTAACAAAGGGCCGATACCTCTTGAGGTAATGAAACCTGAAAAAGATGGATACTTTTATCTTCTTTATTTTCCATATCCTAAAAAAGGAAAATCTGAAATAAGAGAAGAGGTTAAAAAGGATTTAACGTTTCTGGGAGAGGCATTGAAATTAATGTTTTATACATATGGTTTTTCAGCAAAGAAAACATCTGGCTTTGGCGTAATAGAAGAAGAAATCAAAGAAGGAGAAATTTTATTAAAGCTTGATGGTGAATGCACAATTAAAAAAATAAAGAATTTAAATGAGTTAAATAGCGAAATCATATCTTTGTTTGGAGAGACAGGAGGTCCAAATAATGAGCGATGTCCTTGA
- a CDS encoding CRISPR-associated protein Csx11 yields the protein MSDVLDPLKKNKDSILKGEIGALLHDIGKCHPDFVRRQSLEGGQKFYHGNIDGFLESELVDKIKSKHFEFQINGKSSSVYKIITEHHNPKDKIVEYLQSCDKIDSADDKGIVRVKQSVENTLIVSPFGYPKEKIDLQVLKSRLEVLQSNLITPFEDYICGKLDIKGFRRSLINNLKPVFLHTLGETRIPANDVTLWDHSYSTASLFKSVLAALMLGENLSVNDLKWRIFGISWNGLGFINKGKKIGDILARRKIIEDIKEELKDLCEIKYPIGNAIYEDINGMYFTFPSLENNKAAEIAKKLSSEALKIITQGSESELWPVFKLSSESRGLIIIAKELDFAERERKIPRQTPVLYIKEESNKEYIGNPCLSNSQGGNKDICPVCRLRPKDIDKEMCAICEDRKRDRLAIWFSDRQNTIWLDEVADVNNRIALVSINFGLDKWLDGTMINTIYSQTFEDWAKGKENNVKVQRILKDNNILQGKNLYQNALNIAKWIANNVTKTETGPLIRYFLEKGDEKNIPDEIKKDHNSLLRYLFTQNPSPARLYRIWRETEEFSEIVTRDIKERIYYYGWRRIRFKVDYEELKKKVGKNIKVRAPYVIKIKNLKPESILVFHMSNGEFYTIESLEKFKFSDKEGELAVRQALEEGFYYLADEKDVDEILLSNENEVIKADSNSLQSESYYPFIEITKTPLSLRLIVPAEDSIKIIELVTKLFNERFEKVLGKLPLNIKLLAANRKFPLYVLLDSEKRMLEEKEFKEAKEMKPWWNTIGIRNDKYYSFYPIKRLSENEKYTLDDLDRLSKAKSYFLYPGYFDFDFLVGTSDRYRIYYERGKRGNSEYKLYTSRPYYFYQISEMIELWEVLKNNLSNSQINFIEEMLIRKLKEWRDIKDKDKVFKEFAKATLADAFGDKWSGLEDKTKYFLVESACNKFLLDIICLFKHVIKVREVR from the coding sequence ATGAGCGATGTCCTTGATCCTTTGAAGAAAAATAAAGATTCTATTCTAAAAGGAGAAATAGGTGCTTTACTTCACGATATTGGCAAATGCCATCCTGATTTTGTTCGAAGACAGTCCTTAGAAGGAGGACAAAAATTTTATCATGGAAATATTGATGGATTTTTAGAATCAGAATTAGTAGATAAAATTAAGTCTAAGCATTTTGAATTCCAAATAAACGGCAAAAGTTCAAGCGTCTACAAAATTATTACGGAACATCATAATCCGAAGGATAAAATTGTCGAATATTTACAAAGTTGTGATAAAATTGATAGCGCTGACGATAAAGGAATTGTGAGAGTGAAGCAATCAGTTGAAAATACACTTATTGTTTCTCCATTTGGCTATCCTAAAGAAAAAATAGACTTGCAGGTTCTCAAGAGTAGGCTAGAAGTTTTACAAAGCAATCTTATAACTCCATTTGAAGATTATATATGTGGGAAATTGGATATAAAAGGTTTTAGAAGATCATTAATTAACAATTTAAAACCAGTATTTTTACACACTCTTGGAGAAACGAGGATTCCCGCAAATGACGTTACTTTATGGGATCATTCTTATTCTACGGCATCTTTATTTAAATCTGTTTTAGCTGCACTGATGCTTGGAGAAAATTTAAGTGTAAATGATTTAAAATGGCGAATATTTGGTATATCATGGAATGGCCTTGGATTTATTAATAAAGGGAAAAAAATTGGCGATATTTTAGCGAGAAGAAAAATTATTGAAGATATAAAAGAAGAACTCAAGGATTTATGTGAGATTAAATATCCTATAGGCAACGCTATATATGAGGACATAAACGGGATGTATTTCACATTTCCGAGTCTAGAAAATAATAAAGCAGCTGAAATCGCTAAGAAACTTTCAAGTGAAGCATTGAAAATCATAACCCAAGGAAGTGAAAGTGAGCTTTGGCCTGTTTTTAAACTAAGTAGTGAATCGCGGGGTTTAATAATTATTGCCAAGGAGTTAGATTTTGCGGAAAGAGAGAGAAAAATTCCCAGACAAACGCCTGTTTTATACATCAAAGAGGAATCAAATAAAGAATACATTGGAAACCCATGCCTTTCTAATTCACAGGGGGGTAATAAAGATATTTGTCCTGTTTGCAGGTTGAGGCCTAAAGATATAGATAAAGAAATGTGTGCTATTTGCGAAGATAGAAAAAGAGATAGACTGGCAATATGGTTTTCGGACAGACAAAATACAATATGGCTGGATGAGGTAGCGGATGTAAATAATCGCATAGCTTTGGTGTCTATAAATTTTGGTCTTGATAAATGGCTTGACGGCACAATGATAAATACAATTTATTCCCAAACATTTGAGGATTGGGCAAAAGGAAAAGAAAATAATGTTAAAGTTCAAAGAATCTTGAAAGACAATAATATTTTACAAGGGAAAAATCTTTATCAAAATGCTCTTAATATAGCAAAATGGATTGCAAATAATGTAACAAAAACAGAGACAGGACCACTAATTAGATATTTTTTGGAAAAAGGAGATGAAAAAAATATTCCTGATGAAATTAAGAAAGATCATAATTCATTATTAAGATATTTATTTACGCAAAATCCATCTCCTGCGCGTTTGTACAGGATATGGAGAGAAACCGAGGAGTTTTCTGAGATTGTTACCAGGGACATTAAAGAGAGGATATATTATTATGGTTGGAGAAGAATCAGATTTAAAGTAGATTATGAGGAGCTGAAGAAAAAGGTAGGAAAAAATATAAAGGTGAGGGCTCCCTATGTAATTAAAATAAAGAATTTAAAGCCCGAGAGTATACTTGTATTTCACATGAGTAACGGCGAATTTTATACGATAGAATCCCTTGAAAAATTTAAGTTTAGCGATAAAGAGGGAGAGCTGGCAGTACGGCAGGCACTAGAGGAAGGCTTCTATTATTTAGCTGATGAGAAAGATGTAGATGAAATTTTATTATCAAATGAAAATGAAGTTATAAAGGCTGATAGCAATAGTTTGCAATCTGAAAGTTATTATCCATTTATAGAAATAACTAAAACACCACTTTCTCTTCGCTTGATAGTACCTGCAGAGGATTCAATAAAAATAATTGAGTTAGTAACAAAATTGTTTAATGAGAGATTTGAAAAAGTTCTCGGGAAATTACCTTTAAATATTAAATTGCTTGCTGCGAATAGAAAATTTCCACTTTATGTTCTTCTGGATTCAGAAAAGAGAATGTTGGAAGAAAAAGAATTTAAAGAGGCAAAGGAAATGAAACCCTGGTGGAACACCATAGGTATAAGGAATGATAAGTATTATAGCTTTTACCCTATAAAACGATTAAGTGAAAATGAAAAATATACACTTGATGATTTGGACAGGCTTTCTAAAGCGAAGAGCTATTTTCTGTATCCCGGTTATTTTGATTTTGACTTTCTTGTAGGAACGTCTGACAGATACAGGATATATTATGAGCGTGGTAAGAGAGGAAATTCAGAATATAAACTATACACATCAAGGCCGTATTATTTTTATCAGATATCAGAGATGATTGAACTATGGGAAGTACTTAAAAATAATCTTTCAAATTCACAGATAAATTTTATCGAAGAAATGCTTATAAGAAAATTAAAGGAATGGAGAGATATAAAGGATAAAGATAAGGTGTTTAAAGAATTTGCAAAAGCCACATTAGCGGATGCTTTTGGAGATAAATGGAGTGGTTTAGAAGATAAAACAAAATATTTTCTTGTGGAGTCCGCTTGCAATAAATTTTTGCTTGATATAATATGTTTGTTTAAGCATGTTATAAAGGTAAGGGAGGTTCGTTAA
- the cmr4 gene encoding type III-B CRISPR module RAMP protein Cmr4, whose amino-acid sequence MSNFVEIKKVYARTLDPVHIGEGGYRLGRVDNTIVRDPATDVPKIPGTSMAGVTKEFYIIHLMENDENCKNNRDNAEEEVKSYFGDEQKQGIIRFYDGQIIFFPVSSSQGTVWVTTRELLEYWFEDNKEIKTILNNIEDDNVKDNASAIKGIESDGLLNLGWILLEVRKDLDVTLPDIDNWVKKVVVVSDKLFSHIVNDNLEIRTSVRINPETGTAEEGALFTYEAIPRGTVLGFEIGIDKRKNVRKDAKNLKDIISIIDHVSPYFKLLGIGGMGTRGFGRIELKISEVDSKSKGEKADA is encoded by the coding sequence ATGAGTAATTTTGTAGAGATCAAAAAGGTTTATGCAAGGACCCTTGATCCTGTACATATCGGCGAAGGGGGATACAGGCTAGGAAGAGTAGATAATACAATTGTTAGAGATCCTGCTACAGATGTACCCAAAATACCGGGTACTTCTATGGCAGGGGTTACAAAGGAATTTTATATAATACATTTAATGGAAAATGATGAGAATTGCAAAAATAATAGGGATAATGCAGAAGAGGAAGTAAAATCCTACTTTGGCGATGAGCAAAAACAAGGGATAATCAGGTTTTACGATGGCCAGATAATATTCTTTCCTGTTTCATCGTCCCAGGGAACTGTGTGGGTTACCACAAGAGAACTGCTTGAATACTGGTTTGAAGATAATAAAGAAATAAAAACCATACTGAATAATATTGAAGATGATAATGTTAAGGATAATGCCAGCGCGATAAAAGGAATTGAATCTGATGGTCTTTTAAATCTTGGATGGATTTTATTGGAGGTTAGAAAGGATTTAGATGTAACTTTACCTGATATAGATAATTGGGTTAAGAAGGTAGTTGTGGTTTCAGATAAATTGTTTTCACATATAGTAAATGATAACCTTGAGATCAGAACTTCCGTGAGGATTAATCCAGAAACAGGTACTGCAGAGGAGGGAGCACTTTTTACCTATGAGGCAATACCAAGGGGTACGGTTTTAGGTTTTGAGATTGGGATAGATAAACGTAAAAATGTTAGAAAAGATGCTAAAAATTTAAAAGATATAATAAGTATAATAGATCACGTTTCTCCATACTTTAAACTTCTTGGTATAGGAGGAATGGGAACGAGGGGCTTTGGCAGAATCGAGTTAAAAATATCAGAAGTAGATTCAAAGAGCAAGGGGGAAAAGGCCGATGCTTAA
- a CDS encoding DUF4351 domain-containing protein — protein sequence MDEITNDWHSDFYAAIREIFKNEKDKIDIIQEQYLSKEPLRIDVIVVKKNDDYGIDKQIARIFKKYNIIEYKSPEDYVSIDDYFKGLGYAYTYKSIMNDYEKTNKKIDDIKIEEVTLSFVSNSYPRKLTKFLKKYGINVEKFDDGIYYVKGEWISIQLVVLKELKNVKENYPVILLSDNVYFGEAFEELLKSINDVKDKDEKIRLLEAAFRVNIKKAVEVFKMYSDRVNEETQEYIIKTLKEANLKIYTEEELKEREEKGIEKGIEKGIEKGIEKGIGKTLIRLLTRKFGDISSDYKKKIENANERTLTEIVDHIFEINKIEDLDEYLK from the coding sequence ATGGATGAAATAACCAATGATTGGCATAGTGATTTTTATGCAGCTATCAGAGAGATTTTTAAAAATGAAAAGGATAAAATTGATATAATACAAGAACAGTACCTATCAAAAGAACCGCTGCGGATAGATGTGATAGTAGTTAAGAAGAATGACGACTATGGTATTGACAAACAAATAGCAAGGATCTTTAAAAAGTATAACATCATAGAATACAAATCACCAGAAGATTATGTATCAATAGACGATTATTTTAAAGGATTAGGTTACGCATATACTTACAAATCCATAATGAATGATTATGAGAAGACCAATAAAAAGATTGATGACATAAAAATAGAAGAAGTGACATTAAGTTTTGTAAGTAATTCATATCCACGAAAATTAACTAAATTTCTGAAGAAATACGGCATAAATGTAGAGAAATTTGATGATGGTATATACTATGTAAAAGGCGAATGGATATCAATACAGTTAGTGGTATTAAAAGAGCTGAAAAATGTAAAAGAGAATTATCCTGTGATATTATTGAGCGATAATGTATATTTTGGAGAAGCATTCGAAGAATTACTAAAAAGCATAAATGACGTAAAAGATAAGGATGAGAAGATAAGGTTATTGGAAGCGGCTTTTAGGGTAAATATAAAGAAAGCTGTGGAGGTGTTTAAAATGTACAGCGATAGAGTGAATGAAGAGACCCAGGAGTATATAATAAAGACATTAAAAGAGGCTAATCTCAAAATATATACAGAAGAGGAATTAAAAGAAAGAGAAGAAAAAGGCATTGAAAAAGGTATTGAAAAGGGCATTGAGAAGGGTATTGAGAAGGGCATAGGCAAAACCTTAATAAGGCTTTTAACAAGAAAGTTTGGAGACATTTCTTCTGATTACAAAAAGAAGATAGAAAATGCCAATGAACGTACCTTAACTGAAATAGTTGATCACATATTTGAGATTAATAAGATAGAAGACTTGGATGAGTATTTGAAGTAA
- a CDS encoding DUF7309 domain-containing protein: MDKKATLDEWRELYKVASEVKELRPWEHLWDMDLITILHPAMSEPVYCSVMGKSGECFCIASYYGFEAFNRLMAMIQRDDIPPEQVIRFQEDNVIICFFGDREELFKEELQIIKDLGLKFRGKNNWIYFRSFKKGYSPYILDEDEVLKETEILKNLYMALQAYLEGKIKVNFEKGVTLLRRYDEETKQWLNCEAPLFSVPPAYKKVFLKDEVSISRLNKQQTINSILELDIAYVQGSIKDKKYERPLSIRICVLADSRTGIVLDQKLLSPKDDEISEILRMIIDYILQTGKPKRVYVRDEYIRSIIEDICNNINIELKIRGRLNAIDNFIKILEQRGF, encoded by the coding sequence ATGGATAAAAAAGCAACTTTAGATGAGTGGCGAGAACTTTATAAAGTAGCTTCTGAAGTTAAAGAATTAAGGCCATGGGAGCATTTGTGGGATATGGATTTAATAACTATACTTCACCCTGCTATGAGTGAACCTGTTTATTGTAGTGTAATGGGAAAGAGCGGAGAGTGTTTTTGTATTGCAAGTTATTATGGCTTTGAAGCGTTTAATAGGCTTATGGCAATGATTCAAAGAGATGATATTCCACCTGAGCAGGTAATAAGGTTTCAAGAGGATAATGTTATTATCTGTTTTTTTGGTGACAGGGAAGAATTGTTTAAGGAAGAACTACAGATTATCAAAGATTTGGGGTTAAAATTTAGAGGGAAAAATAACTGGATTTACTTTCGCTCATTTAAAAAAGGTTATTCACCATATATTTTAGATGAAGATGAAGTATTAAAAGAAACAGAAATTTTGAAAAATTTATACATGGCTCTTCAGGCATATTTAGAAGGTAAAATTAAAGTGAACTTTGAAAAAGGCGTGACATTGCTTCGTAGATATGATGAGGAAACGAAGCAATGGCTTAATTGTGAAGCGCCGCTTTTCTCAGTACCTCCTGCCTATAAAAAAGTGTTTTTAAAAGACGAGGTGTCAATTTCTAGGCTTAATAAACAGCAAACTATAAATAGTATATTGGAATTAGATATAGCCTATGTGCAAGGGAGCATAAAAGATAAAAAATATGAAAGGCCACTATCTATTAGAATATGTGTTTTGGCTGATTCTAGGACGGGAATTGTGCTTGATCAAAAGTTACTTTCTCCAAAAGATGATGAGATATCTGAAATTTTGAGAATGATTATTGACTATATTTTACAAACTGGAAAACCCAAAAGGGTTTATGTAAGAGATGAATACATAAGGAGCATAATAGAAGATATATGCAATAATATCAATATAGAGTTGAAAATTAGGGGACGTTTAAATGCCATTGATAACTTTATAAAAATTTTAGAGCAGAGAGGATTTTAA